A single window of Vanessa tameamea isolate UH-Manoa-2023 chromosome 5, ilVanTame1 primary haplotype, whole genome shotgun sequence DNA harbors:
- the LOC113404512 gene encoding UDP-xylose and UDP-N-acetylglucosamine transporter-like, producing the protein MTNIKIIAKVFGGCCLNAFLMEVLMARTPQSANLVTFLQFVFITLQGFISLKSTVFKPKIPLRQYFLLTSIFFITSVANNYVYALQVPSTLHMIIRSASSVASMLVSWYVKRKRPRTNAMIGSVIISIGVSLATYGGATVVDDRTGKFLHWCLGVSILLSMLIVGAFVGLQQEILYNKYGKHPEEMLFFSHSLPLPLFLGISIQLYNTVFTLTSMCWSILAMNILTQFYCTQSVHELATKETSLTVTFILTLRKFVSLLISSVFFENNLTILHIIGTVLVITGTYFYFDFFTERKQKPVNINDSRYKTKQKTI; encoded by the exons atgactaaCATCAAAATTATCGCTAAAGTTTTCGGAGGTTGTTgtttaaatgcttttttaatGGAAGTATTGATGGCGAGAACACCACAGAGTGCTAATTTAGTGACGTTTCTCCAATTCGTCTTCATAACTTTACAaggttttatatcattaaaatctaCAGtg TTTAAACCGAAAATTCCTTTaaggcaatattttttattaacatcaattttttttattactagtgTAGCTAATAATTATGTGTACGCTTTACAAGTGCCTTCAACCCTTCATATGATTATAAG atctgCATCATCAGTAGCCAGTATGTTAGTGTCTTGGtatgtaaaaagaaaaagacCAAGAACGAATGCCATGATCGGTTCAGTGATAATCAGTATTGGAGTTTCACTTGCAACATATGGGGGTGCCACAGTAGTTGACGATAGAACAGGAAAGTTTTTGCACTGGTGCTTAGGAGTATCTATTCTATTATCTATGTTAATAGTTGGTGCTTTTGTCGGTTTGCAACaagagatattatataataaatatggaaaGCATCCCGAAGAG ATGCTCTTCTTTTCTCATTCATTACCACTGCCTTTATTCTTAGGAATTTCTATACAACTCTACAATACAGTTTTTACTTTGACATCTATGTGTTGGTCAATACTTgcaatgaatattttaacacaattctATTGCACACAATCCGTCCATGAATTAGCTACTAAGGAAACATCTTTGACTGTGACATTTATATTAACGTTAAGGAAGTTTGTCTCTCTGTTAATTTCATCTGTATTTTTTGAGAACAATCTGACAATTCTTCATATTATAGGGACAGTACTTGTTATCACaggaacatatttttattttgatttttttactgAGAGAAAACAAAAGCCAGTCAATATTAATGATAGTagatacaaaacaaaacagaaaactatttaa
- the Rbp1 gene encoding RNA-binding protein 1 isoform X2, protein MSRYREWDLSCKVYVGNLGTNASKYEIEKVFSKYGSIRNVWVARNPPGFAFVEFEDPRDAEDSVRGLDGTRCCGTRIRVEMSNGRTRRDRRYSRSRSRSPRRRSYSRGRSGSPRRSPSVRRRSPSVRRSRSRDRRSRSDSKSRY, encoded by the exons ATGTCTCGTTATCGAGAATGGGATCTCTCTTGCAAAGTTTATGTGGGTAACCTTGGTACAAATGCATCTAAATATGAAATAGAGAAAGTGTTTTCTAAATATGGAAGTATAAGAAACGTGTGGGTCGCACGAAATCCTCCGGGCTTTGCTTTCGTTGAATTTGAAGACCCACGTGACGCCGAAGACTCTGTTCGTGGTCTAGATGGAAC ACGTTGCTGCGGAACGAGAATTCGTGTTGAAATGTCCAATGGCAGAACAAGAAGAGACAGACGATACTCCAG ATCCCGCAGTCGTAGCCCACGTCGGCGCTCATACTCGCGTGGCCGATCCGGCTCCCCACGGCGGTCGCCATCAGTACGGCGTCGCTCCCCCTCCGTGCGACGCTCACGGTCGCGCGACCGACGCAGCCGATCAGATAGCAAGAGCAG ATACTAA
- the Rbp1 gene encoding RNA-binding protein 1 isoform X1 codes for MSRYREWDLSCKVYVGNLGTNASKYEIEKVFSKYGSIRNVWVARNPPGFAFVEFEDPRDAEDSVRGLDGTRCCGTRIRVEMSNGRTRRDRRYSRSRSRSPRRRSYSRGRSGSPRRSPSVRRRSPSVRRSRSRDRRSRSDSKSRYISPEKSPFRRTTSRSRSREQRSRSDSRNRY; via the exons ATGTCTCGTTATCGAGAATGGGATCTCTCTTGCAAAGTTTATGTGGGTAACCTTGGTACAAATGCATCTAAATATGAAATAGAGAAAGTGTTTTCTAAATATGGAAGTATAAGAAACGTGTGGGTCGCACGAAATCCTCCGGGCTTTGCTTTCGTTGAATTTGAAGACCCACGTGACGCCGAAGACTCTGTTCGTGGTCTAGATGGAAC ACGTTGCTGCGGAACGAGAATTCGTGTTGAAATGTCCAATGGCAGAACAAGAAGAGACAGACGATACTCCAG ATCCCGCAGTCGTAGCCCACGTCGGCGCTCATACTCGCGTGGCCGATCCGGCTCCCCACGGCGGTCGCCATCAGTACGGCGTCGCTCCCCCTCCGTGCGACGCTCACGGTCGCGCGACCGACGCAGCCGATCAGATAGCAAGAGCAGGTATATAAGTCCAGAGAAAAGCCCCTTCCGTCGCACCACATCACGTTCCCGGTCTCGAGAACAACGCAGCAGATCAGACAGTAGGAACAG ATACTAA